GCGAACCTCGTCATAGATGCTGTCACAGACAAGATAGAGCACATCTTCCTTCGTGCGGATATATTCATAAAGGGTGCCGATGCTAAAGCCTGAAGCCCGGGCAATCTCTCTGGTAGTCGTGCGGTGGAAGCCCTTCTGCTTGAAAAGGGTAACGGCCCCTTTGATCATCTGGTCGCGCCTTTTTTTCACAAGTCGCTCATCTTTTACCGACGCCTGCACTTCTCGCTTTTTCATCAACATCTACCCGCCTTATTATTTCGTCAGCATCCTTGAGATTACGAGACGCTGGATTTCCTGTGTTCCTTCATAGATTTGCGTGATTTTCGCGTCGCGCATGAAACGTTCGACTGGATAATCCTTCGTGTAGCCGTAGCCGCCGAATACCTGGACAGCTTCAGTCGTCACCTTCATCGCTGTGTCGCCGGCAAACAATTTGGACATTGCGGACTCCTTGCCGTATGGAAGACCTTCAGACTCAAGCCATGCAGCCTGGTAGGTTAGTAGTCTCGAAGCTTCAACAGATGTAGCCATATCAGCTAACTTGAAGCCGATTCCCTGGTTCGCCGCGATTGGCTTGCCAAATTGCTGGCGCTCTTTCGCGTAATCAACTGCAGCATCAAGCGCTCCCTGTGCGATACCAACCGCCTGGGCAGCAATACCGTTACGGCCGCCATCAAGTGTCATCATCGCGACTTTGAAGCCTTCGCCCACTTCGCCAAGGATGTTTTCCTTTGGCACGCGGCAGTCTTCAAAAATGATTTCCGTTGTAGGAGATGAACGGATGCCGAGCTTTTTCTCCTTCTTGCCGACAGAGAATCCAGGGAAATTGCTTTCCACGATGAATGCTGTCGTTCCCTTATGCTTGCTGGACGGATCAGTCAATGCAAATACAACATAGATATCCGCTACGCCACCGTTTGTGATGAAGATTTTTG
The window above is part of the Mesobacillus jeotgali genome. Proteins encoded here:
- a CDS encoding acyl-CoA dehydrogenase produces the protein MNFRLSEEHEMIRKMVRDFARNEVAPTAAERDEEERFDREIFDKMAELGLTGIPWPEEYGGIGSDYLAYCIAVEELSRVCASTGVMLSAHTSLAGWPIFKFGNEEQKQKYLRPMAEGKSIGAYGLTEPGSGSDAGAMRTTAKEDGDHYVLNGSKIFITNGGVADIYVVFALTDPSSKHKGTTAFIVESNFPGFSVGKKEKKLGIRSSPTTEIIFEDCRVPKENILGEVGEGFKVAMMTLDGGRNGIAAQAVGIAQGALDAAVDYAKERQQFGKPIAANQGIGFKLADMATSVEASRLLTYQAAWLESEGLPYGKESAMSKLFAGDTAMKVTTEAVQVFGGYGYTKDYPVERFMRDAKITQIYEGTQEIQRLVISRMLTK